CGGCAAGCGCAAAATCATGCTTTGCGGTTACGGCATCGGCCTCACATGGGCCTCCTGCCTGTGGGAAGCGGCAAACTGCGCATGTGCTCCAGTGCTGAGCGTACCTGCCCCCGATTCCGAATCTGCATCCCCGGAAGCCCAGGTAAGGTTCTGGTGCAAATACCTTCAAGGAGAACGTGATGCAACATAATGAATTTATTGATATATTTAAAGACGTCATCCAAAGTGATTCCGACATTGCCATGGATTCGACTCTGGAAGGAATAGAGGAATGGGATTCGATGGCCATGATGGCCCTGATCGCCTATTTCGACGTAAAGCTTGGCATCACGGTAACTTTTGACCAGTTGCACGCGCTGAAATGCGTTCGCGATGTTGCCCTTCTGGTGCCCGGTTTTGAGGCATGACGACATTTTCCGCCGCGCAGCGCATTCTGGTCACAGGTGCCAGCTCTGGCATAGGCCGTGCCATCGCCTTGCTGCTCAACGAGCGCGGGGCCACTGTGCTTGCCAATGGCCGTGCTACAGAACGGCTGGAGCAGGTACGAAATGAATCAGCCGATCCATCGCGCATGCTGCTTGCGCCGCGCGATATGACGGCGGACATGGATGCCCTGCCCGCATGGCTCAAAGGGCTGAGCCGTCAGTTCGGCCCCCTGCACGGCCTTGTATGCAGCGCAGGGGCAACCTGGAACGCCCCAATGGCCCTCTATGATCTGACGAAAGCACGCCAGCTTTTTGACTTGTGCTGCCATGCGCCCCTGCTGCTTGGCGGCGCTTTTTGCGACCGCCGCGCAAATACTGGCGCGGGCGCGGCAATTGTTTTCATTGCCGCAGCTGCCGCAGTTGCGCCCAATCCCGGGCAAGGGGCGTACGGCGCAGCCAAGGCAGCGCTGGTTGCGGGCGCAGTATGCCTTGCCAAAGAAGCGGCCCCGCGCGGAGTTCGCGTTAACTGCATTTCTCCCGGTCTGGTGCAAGGACCCATGATGGACGCAACAGTAGAGCAACTTGGGCAGTCATTTCTGGAAAAGGAACAGCCCCTCTACCCTCTTGGTTTTGGCAAACCGCAAGATGTCGCCAACATGGCTGCCTTCATGCTTTCACAAGAAGCATCCTGGCTTACAGGGCAAAATATTATGCTTGCCGGAGGCCGCTGATATGCAACGCCTCAAAATTATTGGCAACTCTGGTGCAGCCCGCGAATGCTACTGGCTCTTTCAGGACATGTGCGCGGCAGATGCCAGCCTGAAGACGCGTTGCAGATTTCATGGGTTCCTGTCCTGGCGTAATTATAGCGGCGATCTGAAAAAACTACAGAACATGTTTCTGGGTGATGCTCTCGATTATTCCATTAATGATGAAGATATTTTTGTCATTGGTATAGGCAATCCAAATTTACGTGAAGATGTCTATGTGACCATGAAATCGCGTGGGGCTTCATTCTTTACTTTGTGCCATCCACTGGCAGACATTAATCCTGATAGCAATGTAGGTGAGGCCAACATTTTTCAGCGCAATAGCACGGTTTTTTGCGATGTATCGCTTGGCAATGCCAATTATCTTAACGGTGCAGTCAATCTCTCGCACGATGCAACAGTGGGAGATTATAATTTTGTCGGCCCGTTCTCACTCATTCTTGGCAATTGCAGCGTAGGCTCGCGAAATCTTCTTGCAGCGCGCACTACCCTGTTGCCGGGCGCGCGTATCGGGGACGACAATATCATTGCTCCATCCAGCGTAATATACAAAGGTTGCCGCAACAATTGCCGCCTTGCGGGCAATCCTGCACTAACAATTGGTACAGTTTAATAAACCCACAGATTCCATTATGCTCCGAACTGTGTGTTTAAAATTCTTGCTGTATTTTTATCTGGATCACAGGAGCGCATGGTAGCGCAGAACAGAGCATTCGTCACAATATCACATTATAACAGTTTTTTATTTAAGTATTTTTTTACAGTTAATTTAATCATTTGATACGCGTTAAACCTAAAAAAAGAGACATACTGAATACGAAAGCTTAGTGGATTTACCGATGTGGATAACATTCCGAAAGCAGAAAAACATCTGCCCCATGAATCAAATTCACTTATGCGTGATGTACACCATGGCGAAATATCTATATAAAACAGGATTACACAAATGAAAAAGACATCTGTATTTGATTATGAGCACGAATTCTATGAACAATATCAGACACAATCTGCATATCGCCTCGGTGCAAGAACAAGCCATAGTATAAGAACCGACCCTCGCCATTTGCTGTTTACACTTTCAAGGTATAAATTTTGCGCAAAAATGCTTGAAGGAAAAAACAGCGTTCTTGAAGTCGGCTGCGGAGATGCCGTTGGCGCACCTATAATACTGCAAACTGTGGGCGAATTGCACGCTGTTGATATCGAACCAATTGTCATTGAACAGAACAGGGCAATGAACGAATTTGGAGAGCGGCTGTCATTTGGCTGCCATGACTTTACAAAAAACCATCCCGATAAAGTATTTGATGCCGTGTACAGCCTCGATGTAATTGAGCACGTCGAACCAGGTGAAGAAAAAAAATTCCTGGAAAACATTGTTGCATCAATGACTGATCACGGCGTGTGCATTATTGGAACGCCGAATATTACTGCAAACCAATATGCTTCAGAAATAAGCAAAAAAGGGCATATCAACCTGAAATCCGCCGCAACCCTGAAAGAAAGCCTTGCCCAGTATTTTCAGCATGTTTTTCTTTTTTCCATGAATGATGAGGTCATTCATACTGGCTATGCGCCAATGAGCCACTACCTTATGGCAATATGCGCAAGCAAAAAGAATCTGCAAGGCTGTTAACAGGCACACTTTCATTTCAAGGCGATGTTCAATGTCGATACCCGCAATTTTGTTGGCAGCAGGAAAGGGAACACGCCTTCGCCCATTAACAGACCATATACCTAAATGCATGGTCCCTATCAGGGGCCGACCACTGCTCGATTTTTGGATTACAGCATGCCACGAGGCAGAATTTGGCCCAATTATAATAAACACGAATCATTTGGCTGAACAGGTCGAACAATATGTGCAGAAATCCCCACTGAGCAAGGACGTTGTGCTTGTTCACGAAAAGGAACTTTTGGGCACAGGCGGCACGATACTTGCTTTAAAAAAATTGCTAACGGGAACGTTCTTTGTTGCCCACGCGGATAACCTGAGTGTTTTTGATATGGCAAAGTTTCTAACAGCACATTCAAATAGACCTCAGGGCTGCCTCATGACCATGCTGCTTTTTGAAACGCCAACTCCCGAATCCTGCGGCATTGTATCTTTGGACAGCCGGGGCGTCGTGCAGGAATTTCACGAAAAAGTTCCTGGAATTAAAGAGACATCAGCAAACGGAGCCGTATACCTGATGGAACCAGAGGTTTTGCCCCTGCTGGAAAACTGCAAAACAGAGAATCCAGATATCAGCCTGGATCTTATTCCTCAGTGCCTTGGGCAAATCTTTACCTTTAAAGATGTAACGTACCACCGGGATATTGGCACTGTAAAAAGTTATATTGCGGCACAGAAGGAATTTGCAGTATTGCAATCCACTCACAATGACCTTGACTCTCCAGGTTACCTGCAAAAATGAACAAGCATATCTACATTCTCGGCAGCAACTCTTTTTCTGGTGCACACTTTGTTAAGCATGCCCTGAAACAGGGATTTACCGTGACTGGGGTTAGCCGCTCCCCAGAGACACATCCTGTTTTTTTGCCGTATTATGATGAACACGGCAAACAGCCCGAAGGCTTTTCTTTTTTGCAGGCAGATCTCAATCACGACCTTGATGCCCTCACTGCGCGCATGTCTGAAGATCAGCCTTCATACATTGTCAATTTTGCAGCGCAGGGCATGGTTGCAGAGAGTTGGCAGCATCCCGAGCAGTGGCTCCGAACCAATGCCCTCTCCCCCCTCATTCTCCATGACCGGCTCAGAAAATGCTCATGGCTGGAAAAATTTGTTCAGATATCAACGCCAGAAGTGTACGGAACAGCGGGTGAAGCCATTAAGGAAAACACCTGCTACACCCCAAGCACTCCTTACGCGGTCTCAAAGGCTACCGCCGACATGAATCTGATGTGCTTTTTCAAAGCATATAATTTTCCCGTGGTTTTTACCCGTGCCGCCAATGTTTATGGCCCTTGCCAGCAGCTATACAGAATCATTCCGCTTACCATACTTAAATTTCTTGCCGGAGATACAATAACGCTGCATGGCGGTGGTAAATCCGTGCGTTCCTTTATCCATATTGCGGATGTGTGCGATGCCACATGGAAAATAATGACAATGGCAGATGCTGGAGAAATATTCCACATATCAAGTCCCGACATT
The Desulfovibrio sp. DNA segment above includes these coding regions:
- a CDS encoding phosphopantetheine-binding protein; this encodes MQHNEFIDIFKDVIQSDSDIAMDSTLEGIEEWDSMAMMALIAYFDVKLGITVTFDQLHALKCVRDVALLVPGFEA
- a CDS encoding nucleotidyltransferase family protein, giving the protein MSIPAILLAAGKGTRLRPLTDHIPKCMVPIRGRPLLDFWITACHEAEFGPIIINTNHLAEQVEQYVQKSPLSKDVVLVHEKELLGTGGTILALKKLLTGTFFVAHADNLSVFDMAKFLTAHSNRPQGCLMTMLLFETPTPESCGIVSLDSRGVVQEFHEKVPGIKETSANGAVYLMEPEVLPLLENCKTENPDISLDLIPQCLGQIFTFKDVTYHRDIGTVKSYIAAQKEFAVLQSTHNDLDSPGYLQK
- a CDS encoding GDP-mannose 4,6-dehydratase is translated as MNKHIYILGSNSFSGAHFVKHALKQGFTVTGVSRSPETHPVFLPYYDEHGKQPEGFSFLQADLNHDLDALTARMSEDQPSYIVNFAAQGMVAESWQHPEQWLRTNALSPLILHDRLRKCSWLEKFVQISTPEVYGTAGEAIKENTCYTPSTPYAVSKATADMNLMCFFKAYNFPVVFTRAANVYGPCQQLYRIIPLTILKFLAGDTITLHGGGKSVRSFIHIADVCDATWKIMTMADAGEIFHISSPDILSIRDLVLLIAQEMKVDSDKHVISGEERLGKDAAYLLDSSKLQNKFNWKTTFDLQKGINEVIIWVKNNIHILNKMPQQYKHKA
- a CDS encoding transferase; the protein is MQRLKIIGNSGAARECYWLFQDMCAADASLKTRCRFHGFLSWRNYSGDLKKLQNMFLGDALDYSINDEDIFVIGIGNPNLREDVYVTMKSRGASFFTLCHPLADINPDSNVGEANIFQRNSTVFCDVSLGNANYLNGAVNLSHDATVGDYNFVGPFSLILGNCSVGSRNLLAARTTLLPGARIGDDNIIAPSSVIYKGCRNNCRLAGNPALTIGTV
- a CDS encoding class I SAM-dependent methyltransferase: MKKTSVFDYEHEFYEQYQTQSAYRLGARTSHSIRTDPRHLLFTLSRYKFCAKMLEGKNSVLEVGCGDAVGAPIILQTVGELHAVDIEPIVIEQNRAMNEFGERLSFGCHDFTKNHPDKVFDAVYSLDVIEHVEPGEEKKFLENIVASMTDHGVCIIGTPNITANQYASEISKKGHINLKSAATLKESLAQYFQHVFLFSMNDEVIHTGYAPMSHYLMAICASKKNLQGC
- a CDS encoding SDR family oxidoreductase, whose product is MTTFSAAQRILVTGASSGIGRAIALLLNERGATVLANGRATERLEQVRNESADPSRMLLAPRDMTADMDALPAWLKGLSRQFGPLHGLVCSAGATWNAPMALYDLTKARQLFDLCCHAPLLLGGAFCDRRANTGAGAAIVFIAAAAAVAPNPGQGAYGAAKAALVAGAVCLAKEAAPRGVRVNCISPGLVQGPMMDATVEQLGQSFLEKEQPLYPLGFGKPQDVANMAAFMLSQEASWLTGQNIMLAGGR